The following coding sequences are from one Reyranella humidisoli window:
- a CDS encoding Bug family tripartite tricarboxylate transporter substrate binding protein produces MNRRTVLKGGTALAAMTVAAPAIAQSSKWPAREISLINPNAPGASTDLTARIIAQALEKRLNATVIVKNVVGGAGALGPTTLAQSAPDGHTIGLVAISSHIAVPNMMNVAYEPWKAFDIIGQVAALRYGIGAKADGPIKSIEDLVNQGKQKQLTYSSNNVTNVVAMFQLAKLSGAKLRWVVFPGGVESVTAAIGGHVDAVIQTVTEMRPQIEAGKLRFLASAAEARWPDYPDVKTLRELGYNAVSNGPFGYAFPTGVDPAIKERMDKALADVMKDESVTSQITKLGIQAIYRDGKEYGELLKKIEVELVPILKETGMAKKPA; encoded by the coding sequence ATGAACCGTAGAACCGTGCTCAAGGGCGGCACCGCCCTCGCCGCCATGACGGTCGCCGCCCCGGCCATCGCTCAGTCGAGCAAGTGGCCGGCCCGCGAGATTTCCCTCATCAACCCCAACGCGCCGGGCGCCTCCACCGATCTCACCGCGCGCATCATCGCGCAGGCGCTCGAGAAGCGGCTGAACGCGACGGTGATCGTGAAGAACGTGGTCGGCGGCGCCGGCGCGCTGGGTCCGACGACGCTCGCCCAGTCGGCGCCGGACGGACACACGATCGGTCTCGTCGCGATCTCGAGCCATATCGCCGTGCCGAACATGATGAACGTCGCCTATGAGCCCTGGAAGGCGTTCGACATCATCGGCCAGGTGGCGGCGCTGCGATACGGCATCGGCGCGAAGGCCGACGGTCCGATCAAGTCGATCGAGGATCTCGTCAACCAGGGCAAGCAGAAGCAGCTCACCTACAGCTCCAACAACGTCACCAACGTCGTGGCGATGTTCCAGCTCGCCAAGCTGAGCGGCGCCAAGCTGCGCTGGGTCGTGTTCCCGGGCGGCGTCGAATCGGTGACGGCGGCGATCGGCGGCCATGTCGATGCGGTCATCCAGACGGTCACCGAAATGCGTCCGCAGATCGAGGCGGGCAAGCTGCGCTTCCTCGCCTCGGCCGCCGAGGCGCGCTGGCCCGACTATCCGGACGTCAAGACGCTGCGCGAGCTGGGCTACAACGCCGTCAGCAACGGACCCTTCGGTTACGCCTTCCCGACCGGGGTGGATCCGGCGATCAAGGAGCGCATGGACAAGGCGCTGGCCGACGTCATGAAGGACGAATCGGTCACCAGCCAGATCACCAAGCTCGGCATCCAGGCGATCTACCGTGACGGCAAGGAATACGGCGAGCTGCTCAAGAAGATCGAGGTGGAGCTGGTGCCCATCCTCAAGGAAACCGGCATGGCCAAGAAGCCTGCATGA
- a CDS encoding rhodanese-like domain-containing protein, with protein sequence MNLHQERAAAVRRLIDEARAIESSGVTAASLDKIGGLLSSLASRADLFPQDEFPLGADGGIYRLSEDPDNRFALYASAGGPGKKVPPHNHTTWAIIAGVHGAERNVVYERLDNGAQENVVQLREAPAKEKTLKRGDVIAFLPDDFHHIETPVGSGNALHLHFYGLSLEHLPNRLTVDMKTGAAKRFMAKAKILTPLLTVQQVKEMLKSGEVFAFFDVREEGEFSTQGHPLFATPLPLSRLEPRALALLPDPNIRIVLMDSGEEGQMGRANRAAAALSRLGYTNLAVMAGGLKGWRDAGYEVFTGVNVPSKAFGEIVEHGNDTPRIDAADVQKMIDAKADMVILDSRPLPEFTNMSIPGGVDCPGAELVYRVKDFVTRPETLVVVNCAGRTRSIIGAQSLINAGLPNKVMALKNGTMGWHLAGLKVARGETKSFGPQGAEAAKFAQAAAANIAGKMGIRKIDKAGLDALEKKGGPLYRLDVRDPAEYAQGHLAGFRHAAGGQLVQATDQYVGARNATIVLHDNDGVRATMTAHWLLQMGWNETYVLNHKPAASELTTTAEPRYPAGFTVPKVATVTAGELQKALATTLVVDLDTSLKYRDGHVPGAWFAVRANLARTLPEMLAKQAGATRVVLVAPDAEIGALAAAEIAESAGGLPTFVLTGGMKAWREAGLALETGHVRMADPPTDVWYRPYDFKEDVEAAMRQYLDWEVDLVPQVERDGDARFSVLKRWNL encoded by the coding sequence ATGAACCTGCATCAAGAGCGTGCCGCGGCCGTGCGGCGACTGATCGACGAAGCCCGCGCCATCGAGAGCTCGGGCGTGACCGCCGCCAGTCTCGACAAGATCGGCGGCCTCCTGTCGTCGCTGGCCAGCCGCGCCGACCTCTTCCCGCAGGACGAATTTCCGCTGGGCGCCGACGGCGGCATCTATCGCCTGAGCGAGGATCCAGACAATCGCTTCGCGCTCTATGCCTCGGCCGGGGGCCCCGGCAAGAAAGTGCCGCCGCACAATCACACGACCTGGGCGATCATCGCCGGCGTCCACGGCGCCGAGCGCAACGTCGTCTACGAACGCCTCGACAATGGCGCGCAGGAAAACGTCGTGCAGTTGCGCGAGGCGCCGGCGAAAGAAAAAACGCTGAAGCGCGGCGACGTGATCGCCTTCCTGCCGGACGACTTCCATCACATCGAGACGCCGGTCGGCTCGGGCAACGCGCTGCATCTCCATTTCTATGGCCTCAGCCTCGAGCATCTGCCCAATCGCCTGACCGTCGACATGAAGACCGGCGCGGCCAAGCGCTTCATGGCGAAGGCGAAAATCCTGACGCCGCTGCTCACGGTGCAGCAGGTGAAGGAGATGCTGAAGTCCGGCGAGGTCTTCGCATTCTTCGACGTGCGCGAGGAAGGCGAGTTCTCGACCCAGGGCCATCCGCTGTTCGCGACGCCCCTGCCCCTCTCGCGGCTGGAGCCGCGGGCCCTTGCCCTGCTGCCCGATCCGAACATCCGCATCGTGCTGATGGACAGCGGCGAGGAAGGCCAGATGGGCCGTGCCAACCGCGCCGCAGCGGCACTCAGCCGCCTGGGCTACACCAACCTCGCGGTCATGGCCGGCGGCCTGAAAGGCTGGCGCGACGCGGGTTATGAGGTCTTTACCGGCGTCAACGTACCCAGCAAGGCGTTCGGCGAGATCGTCGAGCATGGCAACGACACGCCGCGCATCGATGCCGCCGACGTGCAGAAGATGATCGACGCCAAAGCCGACATGGTGATCCTCGATTCGCGGCCGCTGCCGGAATTCACCAACATGTCGATCCCCGGCGGCGTCGACTGCCCCGGCGCCGAGCTGGTCTATCGCGTGAAGGACTTCGTGACGCGCCCCGAAACGCTGGTCGTCGTCAATTGCGCCGGCCGCACGCGCTCGATCATCGGCGCCCAGTCGCTGATCAACGCCGGCCTGCCCAACAAGGTGATGGCCCTGAAGAACGGCACGATGGGCTGGCACCTGGCCGGCCTCAAGGTGGCCCGCGGCGAGACGAAGAGCTTCGGCCCTCAAGGCGCCGAGGCGGCGAAGTTCGCGCAGGCCGCCGCAGCGAACATCGCGGGCAAGATGGGCATCCGGAAGATCGACAAAGCCGGCCTCGACGCCCTCGAGAAGAAGGGCGGCCCCCTCTATCGCCTCGACGTGCGCGATCCCGCCGAATACGCGCAGGGCCATCTCGCCGGCTTCCGCCATGCCGCCGGCGGCCAGCTCGTGCAGGCGACCGACCAGTATGTCGGCGCCCGCAACGCCACCATCGTGCTGCACGACAATGACGGCGTGCGCGCCACCATGACGGCGCACTGGCTGCTGCAGATGGGCTGGAACGAGACCTACGTCCTCAACCACAAGCCCGCCGCTTCCGAACTCACGACGACGGCCGAGCCGCGCTATCCGGCGGGCTTCACCGTGCCGAAGGTCGCGACGGTGACGGCGGGCGAACTTCAAAAGGCGCTGGCGACGACCCTGGTGGTCGACCTCGACACCAGCCTCAAGTATCGCGACGGGCACGTCCCAGGCGCCTGGTTCGCGGTTCGTGCAAATCTCGCACGCACCCTGCCGGAGATGCTGGCGAAGCAGGCGGGCGCCACGCGCGTGGTGCTGGTGGCACCGGATGCGGAAATCGGCGCGCTGGCGGCGGCCGAAATCGCCGAGAGTGCGGGCGGACTGCCCACTTTTGTTTTGACAGGCGGAATGAAAGCCTGGCGCGAGGCTGGCCTCGCGCTCGAAACCGGGCATGTCCGGATGGCCGATCCGCCGACCGACGTCTGGTACCGCCCGTACGACTTCAAGGAAGACGTCGAGGCGGCCATGCGCCAGTACCTGGACTGGGAGGTCGACCTCGTCCCGCAGGTCGAGCGTGACGGCGACGCCCGGTTCTCGGTCCTGAAGCGCTGGAATCTGTGA
- a CDS encoding F0F1 ATP synthase subunit A — MASPLEQFAIQDLTAPLFSIGGHHIAVTNSAIFMMGAVVLSSGLLLAGAGKGAMIPGRLQAMSELFYEFIANMIRDNVGSGGKKFFPFIFSLFIFTLFGNILGMLPYGYTFTSQIAVTFFMAMVVFLGVTLIGLFKHGLHFFSLFFPHGAPLFTAPILIPIELVSYLSRPISLSVRLFANMTVGHVLLKVLAGFVVALGIFGVVPLVVLVAITALELLVALLQAYIFTILCCIYLNDALHLH; from the coding sequence GTGGCCAGCCCGCTCGAGCAGTTTGCTATCCAGGACCTAACCGCCCCGCTGTTCAGCATCGGTGGCCACCACATCGCCGTCACCAACTCCGCGATCTTCATGATGGGCGCCGTGGTCCTGTCGTCGGGCCTGCTGCTGGCCGGCGCCGGCAAGGGCGCGATGATCCCGGGCCGCCTCCAGGCGATGTCCGAACTCTTCTACGAGTTCATCGCCAACATGATCCGGGACAATGTCGGCAGCGGCGGCAAGAAGTTCTTCCCGTTCATCTTCTCGCTCTTCATCTTCACGCTGTTCGGCAACATCCTCGGGATGCTCCCCTACGGCTACACCTTCACGTCCCAGATCGCCGTCACCTTCTTCATGGCGATGGTGGTGTTCCTCGGCGTGACGCTGATCGGCCTGTTCAAGCACGGCCTGCACTTCTTCTCCCTGTTCTTCCCGCATGGCGCGCCGCTGTTCACCGCGCCGATCCTGATCCCGATCGAGTTGGTCTCCTACCTCAGCCGCCCGATCAGCCTGTCGGTCCGACTGTTCGCCAACATGACGGTCGGCCACGTGCTGCTGAAGGTGCTGGCGGGTTTCGTCGTGGCTCTTGGCATCTTCGGCGTCGTACCCCTCGTGGTGCTGGTGGCAATCACCGCGCTCGAGCTGCTGGTCGCGCTGCTGCAGGCCTACATCTTCACGATCCTCTGCTGCATTTACCTGAACGACGCGCTGCATCTGCACTAG
- a CDS encoding CaiB/BaiF CoA transferase family protein, whose amino-acid sequence MLPLAGVRVVEFCQVLAGPYCGMLLADLGAEVIKVEPPEGDMMRQWPPITEGYSENFASINRNKRSVVLDLKDPAQKAAARKLILTADVVLENNRPGVMDRLGLGYESFRAERPGLVYCSISAFGQSGPRSGEGGFDVTVQAMSGIMSVTGEPDGAPVKCGVPVSDTGTGLYAAFTIVSVLRRVAGGGAGAHIDASMLGCSLGMAALQTSEFFGTGNDPKKLGSAHPRNAPYQAFKCADGHFVIAAGNNKLWEAVTQVVGRPDLFADPRFATTQSRAANQVALKDLLEVEFAKQGVDHWLAAFEKAGVPQGRINTYSQILADPQVAHMGWVEEMELPSGVKTRTFGSPVRISATDISKRRDPPGLGADTEAIFGNTFERKAAE is encoded by the coding sequence ATGTTGCCGCTGGCTGGTGTACGCGTCGTCGAGTTCTGCCAGGTCCTGGCAGGTCCCTATTGTGGAATGTTGCTGGCCGATCTTGGCGCCGAGGTGATCAAGGTCGAGCCTCCGGAAGGCGACATGATGCGCCAGTGGCCGCCGATCACCGAGGGCTACAGCGAGAACTTCGCCTCGATCAACCGCAACAAGCGCTCGGTCGTGCTCGATCTCAAGGACCCGGCGCAGAAGGCCGCGGCGCGCAAGCTGATCCTCACCGCCGACGTGGTGCTGGAGAACAACCGGCCGGGCGTGATGGATCGCCTCGGCCTCGGCTACGAATCCTTCCGCGCCGAGAGGCCCGGCCTCGTCTATTGCTCGATCTCGGCCTTCGGCCAGAGCGGCCCGCGTTCGGGCGAAGGTGGCTTCGACGTCACCGTGCAGGCGATGAGCGGCATCATGAGCGTGACCGGCGAGCCCGACGGCGCGCCGGTGAAATGCGGCGTGCCGGTTTCCGACACCGGCACCGGCCTCTATGCCGCCTTCACCATCGTATCCGTACTGCGACGCGTCGCGGGCGGTGGAGCTGGCGCGCATATCGACGCCTCGATGCTGGGCTGCAGCCTCGGCATGGCCGCGCTCCAGACCAGCGAGTTCTTCGGCACCGGCAACGATCCCAAGAAGCTCGGCTCGGCCCATCCGCGCAATGCGCCTTACCAGGCCTTCAAGTGCGCCGACGGTCATTTCGTCATCGCCGCCGGCAACAACAAGCTCTGGGAAGCGGTGACTCAGGTGGTCGGTCGCCCCGACCTTTTCGCCGACCCGCGTTTCGCCACCACGCAGTCGCGCGCCGCCAACCAGGTCGCGCTGAAGGACCTGCTTGAGGTCGAGTTCGCCAAGCAGGGCGTCGATCACTGGCTGGCCGCCTTCGAGAAGGCCGGCGTGCCGCAGGGCCGCATCAACACCTACAGCCAGATCCTGGCCGACCCGCAGGTCGCGCACATGGGCTGGGTCGAAGAGATGGAGCTTCCCTCGGGCGTGAAGACGAGGACCTTCGGCAGTCCGGTCCGCATCTCCGCCACCGACATCTCCAAGCGGCGTGACCCGCCGGGTCTTGGCGCCGACACCGAGGCGATTTTCGGAAACACCTTCGAGCGAAAGGCCGCGGAATGA
- a CDS encoding F0F1 ATP synthase subunit B family protein, translating into MPVQALRTSVAAAALIGLPFAAQAAGMPQFDLTKFPTQIFWLVVCFAVLYFLMAKAVLPKIGKTIESREHKIQADLDAAQKANDAARASGVEQDKALAEARGQASGLIREASEAAAAATSAKLHEVSDRLGADIVAAEKRIGEQRTQALAGLSSMSTDIATAVMGKLVGSADPAQVARAVDEAAKAGKP; encoded by the coding sequence GTGCCCGTTCAGGCACTCCGGACTTCGGTCGCCGCGGCAGCCCTGATCGGGCTGCCGTTTGCCGCGCAGGCGGCCGGCATGCCGCAGTTCGACCTCACGAAGTTCCCCACCCAGATCTTCTGGTTGGTGGTGTGCTTTGCCGTTCTGTACTTCCTCATGGCCAAGGCCGTCCTGCCGAAGATTGGCAAGACGATCGAGAGCCGCGAGCACAAGATCCAGGCAGATCTCGATGCGGCCCAGAAGGCCAACGATGCGGCGCGGGCATCGGGCGTCGAGCAGGACAAGGCGCTCGCCGAAGCGCGCGGCCAGGCTTCCGGCCTGATCCGCGAGGCCTCGGAGGCCGCTGCGGCCGCGACCTCGGCCAAGCTGCACGAAGTCAGCGACCGGCTGGGTGCCGACATCGTCGCCGCTGAAAAGCGGATCGGCGAGCAGCGCACGCAGGCGCTCGCGGGTCTCAGCAGCATGTCGACAGACATCGCCACGGCCGTGATGGGCAAGCTGGTGGGATCTGCCGATCCCGCACAGGTCGCCCGTGCCGTCGATGAAGCAGCAAAGGCAGGCAAGCCATGA
- a CDS encoding F0F1 ATP synthase subunit C — MDASAAKFIGAGLAAIGMIGAGIGVGNVWASYITALSRNPASKAEIGANIWIGFAVTEAIALFALIVALIALFA; from the coding sequence ATGGACGCTTCAGCCGCCAAGTTCATCGGTGCAGGCCTCGCCGCCATCGGCATGATCGGCGCCGGCATCGGCGTGGGCAACGTCTGGGCGAGCTACATCACGGCCCTGTCGCGCAACCCGGCCTCGAAGGCCGAAATCGGCGCCAACATCTGGATCGGCTTCGCCGTCACCGAGGCCATCGCGCTGTTCGCGCTGATCGTCGCGCTGATCGCCCTCTTCGCCTGA
- a CDS encoding transglycosylase SLT domain-containing protein encodes MAAQASAQTAKKPVQTQATKPAATNAAVTRPAARPAARPAPRAAVYVPPPPVVELDENAVVADLPTVLDNETRDRYRRIFQAQQSGNWTQADEDIRQLQDKTLMGYVGAQRLLSPSNQARYDQLAAWLQEYNDHPDAPAIYKLALARRTPGGPELTPATFVGSTPGSPNFAAARTVNGADAGQAAELRSRLQTMADDGGFNAAFVLLDRKSSTEILGPQEVELWRGRLRTRQLEADPQRGVQIPVEASMPPDANWNAAMTAFTRGNMAEAARRFELVADASPDRASSWTLSAGSFWAARANLLAGNPQKYAPYLKRAALHGRTFYGLVAQKALGMQIQPDFEVPPLDRRRTDMLRGDRAARRALALLQLGATTAAERELFAASIDADPRYVEAVMALAQKAQLPALSVRVGNANWDQRHNIKGYDGGMYPIPPWQPSSGQSVDRSLVYAFMRQESAFNPKARSVVGAMGLMQLMPATARAVSARYAPETAGANPWDPPVNVSLGQAYISMLLNETDGNLVRTTAGYNGGPGNVMRWDNSLNASQDPLLYIQSIPLHETRDFVQRVLTNYWIYQLRLGQPTPSLDQIASHDWPRYIAQDGTR; translated from the coding sequence GTGGCGGCCCAGGCTTCGGCGCAGACAGCGAAGAAGCCGGTCCAGACCCAGGCGACCAAGCCCGCCGCGACCAACGCCGCCGTGACCCGGCCGGCCGCACGACCTGCCGCCCGTCCCGCCCCGCGCGCCGCGGTCTATGTGCCGCCGCCGCCCGTCGTCGAACTCGATGAGAATGCGGTCGTCGCCGATCTGCCGACCGTTCTGGATAATGAGACGCGCGACCGGTACCGCCGCATCTTCCAGGCGCAGCAGTCGGGCAACTGGACGCAGGCCGACGAGGACATCCGGCAGCTCCAGGACAAGACGCTGATGGGCTATGTCGGCGCCCAGCGCCTGCTCAGCCCGAGCAACCAGGCGCGCTACGACCAACTCGCCGCCTGGCTGCAGGAATACAACGACCACCCCGATGCGCCCGCCATCTACAAGCTGGCGCTGGCGCGCCGCACGCCGGGCGGACCTGAGCTGACGCCTGCCACGTTCGTGGGCAGCACGCCGGGCTCGCCGAACTTCGCGGCCGCCCGCACTGTGAACGGTGCCGATGCCGGCCAGGCCGCCGAACTGCGCTCGCGCCTGCAGACCATGGCCGACGATGGCGGGTTCAACGCCGCCTTCGTGCTGCTCGACCGCAAGTCGTCGACGGAGATTCTGGGGCCGCAGGAAGTCGAGCTGTGGCGCGGTCGCCTGCGCACCCGCCAACTCGAGGCCGATCCGCAGCGTGGCGTGCAGATCCCGGTCGAGGCCAGCATGCCGCCCGACGCCAACTGGAACGCGGCCATGACGGCCTTTACACGCGGCAACATGGCTGAGGCGGCCCGTCGCTTCGAGCTGGTGGCCGATGCCTCGCCCGACCGGGCTTCGTCGTGGACCCTGTCCGCCGGTTCGTTCTGGGCGGCCCGCGCCAACCTGCTGGCCGGCAATCCGCAGAAGTACGCACCTTATCTGAAGCGCGCGGCGCTGCATGGCCGGACGTTCTACGGCCTTGTCGCCCAGAAGGCGCTGGGCATGCAGATTCAGCCGGATTTCGAGGTGCCGCCGCTCGACCGCCGCCGGACCGACATGCTGCGCGGCGACCGCGCGGCGCGGCGTGCGCTGGCGCTGTTGCAGCTCGGCGCCACGACGGCGGCGGAGCGCGAACTGTTTGCCGCGTCGATCGACGCCGATCCGCGCTATGTCGAGGCGGTGATGGCGCTGGCGCAGAAGGCGCAGCTGCCCGCGCTTTCGGTGCGCGTCGGCAATGCCAACTGGGACCAGCGGCACAACATCAAGGGCTATGACGGCGGCATGTATCCGATCCCGCCGTGGCAGCCGTCGAGCGGCCAGAGTGTCGATCGCTCGCTGGTCTATGCGTTCATGCGACAGGAGTCGGCATTCAATCCCAAGGCGCGCTCGGTCGTGGGTGCGATGGGGCTGATGCAGCTCATGCCGGCGACGGCGCGCGCCGTCTCGGCGCGCTATGCGCCGGAGACCGCGGGCGCCAATCCGTGGGATCCGCCGGTCAACGTTTCGCTCGGCCAGGCCTACATCTCGATGCTGCTGAACGAGACCGACGGCAATCTCGTGCGCACCACCGCCGGCTACAATGGCGGCCCGGGCAACGTGATGCGCTGGGACAATTCGCTGAACGCTTCGCAGGATCCGCTGCTCTACATCCAGTCGATCCCGCTCCACGAGACCCGCGACTTCGTGCAGCGCGTGCTCACCAACTACTGGATCTACCAGCTTCGCCTCGGCCAGCCGACGCCGTCGCTCGACCAGATCGCCTCGCACGACTGGCCCCGTTACATCGCGCAGGATGGAACCCGCTGA
- a CDS encoding class I SAM-dependent methyltransferase, with product MVESAQSALLAPFSDPQAVARYAEGPPRFVPGFTDLQRMAAILLAERAPSDARVLVLGAGGGLELQAFARAQPGWSFDGVDPSAEMLKLAEHTVGEFLPRVRLHKGYIEDAPEGPFDAATCLLTLHFLPADERLRTVRQIRRRLKPGAPFVAAHSSFPQDKDERPAWLSRYAAFAVASGADPDLARKARTAVDTHLNLFSPQQDEAILREAGFSQVSLFYAAFTWRGWLAYA from the coding sequence ATGGTTGAGAGTGCACAGAGTGCGCTGCTCGCACCGTTTTCCGATCCACAGGCCGTCGCCCGCTATGCCGAGGGGCCGCCGCGCTTCGTGCCGGGCTTCACCGATCTCCAGCGCATGGCGGCGATCCTCCTGGCCGAGCGTGCGCCCTCGGATGCAAGGGTGCTCGTACTTGGCGCTGGCGGCGGACTGGAACTGCAGGCGTTTGCCCGCGCACAGCCGGGCTGGTCGTTCGATGGGGTCGATCCGTCGGCGGAGATGCTGAAACTGGCGGAGCATACCGTCGGCGAATTCCTTCCGCGCGTGCGCCTGCATAAGGGCTACATCGAAGATGCCCCGGAAGGTCCGTTCGACGCGGCGACCTGCCTGCTGACTTTGCATTTTCTGCCGGCGGACGAGCGCCTGCGGACGGTCAGGCAAATCCGCCGCCGGCTGAAGCCGGGCGCGCCCTTCGTGGCCGCTCATTCCAGCTTCCCGCAGGACAAGGACGAGCGGCCGGCATGGCTGTCACGCTACGCAGCGTTCGCGGTAGCCTCAGGCGCGGACCCCGACTTGGCGCGCAAGGCGCGCACGGCCGTCGACACGCATCTGAACCTGTTCTCGCCCCAGCAGGACGAGGCGATCCTTCGCGAGGCCGGCTTCTCGCAGGTCAGCCTCTTCTATGCGGCCTTCACATGGCGCGGCTGGCTGGCCTACGCCTAG
- a CDS encoding AtpZ/AtpI family protein — protein sequence MAEDDRKSTPDELDRRLKGVRQAYQAGTGRSSGPATRGAGGEKLGVGMRIAVELVAGVVAGAFLGLMADRWLGTKPWLLIVGFVLGCGAAFVNVYRVAQAEERRSKAAQDEKKS from the coding sequence ATGGCTGAGGACGATCGGAAATCGACCCCTGACGAGCTGGATCGGCGCCTTAAAGGTGTCCGGCAGGCCTACCAGGCGGGAACGGGACGGTCGTCCGGACCTGCAACGCGCGGCGCCGGCGGCGAAAAGCTGGGCGTCGGCATGCGGATCGCAGTCGAACTGGTGGCGGGCGTCGTTGCGGGGGCCTTTCTCGGCCTGATGGCTGATCGGTGGCTGGGTACCAAGCCCTGGCTGCTGATTGTGGGGTTCGTACTGGGGTGCGGGGCGGCGTTCGTGAACGTCTACCGGGTTGCGCAGGCTGAAGAGCGGCGCAGCAAAGCAGCCCAGGATGAAAAGAAGAGCTGA
- a CDS encoding F0F1 ATP synthase subunit B family protein, which translates to MIGTAWAADAHGGGGGLFSDPTFWVAVSFVIFLAIAGKQIVKGLTKLLDDRTALIARTLGEAEKLRNEAQKARDDAQKSLTDSAKLAQEIVAQARQEAMRLTQHAAEERETMIGRREQQAKDRIAQAEAQASREVRNMAVDVALAATRTLLKEQVGGGRTQAMIDEAIAELPRRLH; encoded by the coding sequence ATGATCGGTACCGCATGGGCTGCCGACGCCCATGGTGGCGGCGGCGGATTGTTCTCCGACCCCACCTTCTGGGTGGCCGTCTCCTTCGTGATTTTCCTGGCGATTGCCGGCAAACAGATCGTCAAGGGACTGACGAAGCTCCTCGACGACCGCACCGCGCTGATCGCGCGCACGCTCGGCGAAGCCGAGAAGCTGCGCAACGAGGCGCAGAAGGCGCGTGACGATGCCCAGAAGAGCCTGACCGACTCGGCCAAGCTCGCGCAGGAGATCGTTGCCCAGGCCAGGCAGGAGGCCATGCGCCTTACCCAGCATGCGGCCGAAGAGCGTGAAACGATGATCGGCCGTCGTGAGCAGCAGGCCAAGGACCGAATCGCCCAGGCCGAGGCCCAGGCCTCGCGGGAAGTGCGCAACATGGCCGTCGACGTGGCGCTCGCCGCCACCCGCACGCTCCTCAAGGAGCAGGTCGGCGGCGGCCGCACACAGGCGATGATCGACGAGGCCATCGCCGAACTGCCGCGCCGTCTGCACTGA
- a CDS encoding tripartite tricarboxylate transporter TctB family protein, whose translation MMKLSGTRIATLGLLAAALVGLWKAMELDSWGFDGPGPGFFPQLMAGICVALALVVLVFPGQAGETEGGDTDDVEATKESNRTFAIYIATFALFALGATYLGFAVTVTAVTVVIMRFAERRSWFASIGYGVACAAVGLVCFGWLLRVDLPEGPIERTFYTYVR comes from the coding sequence ATGATGAAGTTGAGTGGCACGCGGATCGCGACGCTCGGCCTGCTGGCCGCGGCGCTGGTCGGCCTGTGGAAGGCGATGGAACTGGACAGCTGGGGCTTCGACGGCCCCGGCCCCGGCTTCTTCCCCCAACTCATGGCCGGCATCTGTGTGGCGCTCGCCCTCGTCGTCCTGGTCTTTCCGGGCCAGGCCGGCGAAACCGAAGGCGGCGACACCGACGACGTCGAGGCGACGAAGGAATCGAACCGTACCTTCGCGATCTACATCGCCACCTTCGCCCTGTTCGCGCTGGGCGCGACGTATCTGGGCTTCGCCGTCACGGTCACGGCGGTGACGGTCGTCATCATGCGCTTCGCCGAACGCCGCTCGTGGTTCGCCTCGATCGGCTACGGCGTTGCCTGTGCCGCCGTCGGCCTCGTCTGTTTCGGCTGGCTGCTCCGCGTCGATCTGCCGGAAGGCCCGATCGAGCGCACTTTCTACACCTACGTGCGCTGA
- a CDS encoding cysteine dioxygenase: protein MSIDRLRRFIGDMTSLTGGAWQDKDENAVVEVGARLLGELVKHDDWLPEQAAKVPAHGYAQNLLWCDPFERFCVVSFVWAPKANTPVHDHEMWGLVGMLRGSETSLGFTRHPETGVLVPGTLTRLEPGDVEVLVPAPRNPAGDIHQVTNALDDRGSISIHVYGGNIGAVRRHTYDVKTGQPNLFVSGYTNREQPNIWDRSAEVRAAS from the coding sequence ATGAGTATCGATCGTCTGCGTCGCTTCATCGGCGACATGACCTCCCTGACCGGCGGCGCCTGGCAGGACAAGGACGAGAACGCGGTCGTCGAAGTGGGCGCCAGGCTTCTGGGCGAACTGGTGAAGCACGACGACTGGCTGCCGGAGCAGGCGGCGAAGGTGCCGGCGCACGGCTATGCGCAGAACCTGCTGTGGTGCGATCCGTTCGAGCGCTTCTGCGTGGTGAGTTTCGTGTGGGCGCCGAAGGCCAACACGCCGGTGCACGATCACGAGATGTGGGGCCTGGTCGGCATGCTGCGCGGCTCCGAGACCTCGCTCGGCTTCACGCGTCATCCCGAGACCGGCGTGCTGGTCCCGGGCACGCTGACCAGGCTCGAGCCCGGCGACGTCGAGGTGCTGGTGCCGGCGCCGCGCAATCCGGCGGGCGACATCCACCAGGTCACCAACGCACTCGACGATCGCGGATCGATCAGCATCCACGTCTATGGAGGCAACATCGGCGCGGTGCGCCGTCACACCTACGATGTGAAGACCGGCCAGCCGAACCTGTTCGTGTCGGGCTACACCAATCGCGAGCAGCCCAACATCTGGGACCGTTCGGCCGAGGTGCGCGCCGCTTCGTAG